The nucleotide sequence CTTTAACACACCTATATTTTTAAGCACATCAGCGGATAATTGAAACTCTTTTGCATACGCTAAAGCTGAACAGGTAAATATTTGTCCAGGATATTTTTGTAACTGATATATAGAATCTAGCCCCTCCCGTGATAAAGCAATGGGCTTATCAATGTAAATCGGCAAACTTGCTTCAATGAACGGTTTCGCATAATAAAAATGATTTTCCGCATCATCGCGTGCGAGTAACACTCCGTCAATATGCCCTATCATATCAACAAAAGAATCCACAACCGTTTCAATTTTAGATGCTCGCGCTATCTGTTCAGACTTACTTCTATCTTGTGTCCAAATATGAGTTACTCTGCCAGTAGAAAGAATATCTTCAGGAAACTTTCGTTTTGCTAAATATTCTAGTATGATAGGAAATTCACAGCATTGCATATAACCGTGATCATAACCGTTAAATATAGCAGCCCACGAATAAGGGTGTCCATTACCTTCAGACATTCCAATTATTCCAAGCTTTAGAGGTTTCATCATATTTTCCACTGTGATGGATCCACAAAATCAGAATGATCTACAGCATACTTTAAAAAATCAATTTGTTGAGACTTTTGAATAGATACATTATAAGCAGCACTAATTTCTTGCAGATGAACGACACTGTCAACCCCAACCAATACTTTATCAATCAAATCAATAGATTTAACAAATTGAACTGCACTTGACAGCAAACTAAACCCATGAGAATGAATCTCATTCTGGTATGTTTGAATATGTCGTTTTATGGGATCGAAGTAAGAATGAAGCTCATCGGGACGCATAAGCAGTAGTCCTTGCAAAAAAATTGATCGGGCATGAATTTCAACTCCTCTTTTTTTCAAATCAGACAAATGACCGCTTTGTATCAATCTCTGATCCAAAATATTTACAGGCACCTGTATTATATCAATATCATAGCGGCTATTGATCATATCAATTTGTTTAGCCGTATAAACGGAAACACCTGCTTTTCTCAATTTTCCATCTTTCTTCAAATCAATTATTGCCTGATACAGGTTTTCTCCACCAGGCACGAGAAGATCCTCAGCGTTATGAACCATAAGCCCGTATACGCTGTCAACTAATAGTCGATCAAGGGATTGTTCAAAAGATTTTTTGAGTTGAGAAATATGTCGTTGTTCAATTTTTTTACTTTTGAAGTGGGGCGTTTTGGTAATGATGCGGAACTGATGTCCAACCGGCATTGTTTGGCCCAAAACCTGTTCACTGCGTCCATATTGGCTAGCCGTATCAAGGTAACGTATCCCTTTCCTTCGGGCAACTTCAAGGATTCGACGTACTTCTTGTTTTGATGTCTGCCCTTCAGAATTGGAAATACCATATTTCATTCCAAACTGAACTGTACCGAGACCCAATTTTAATAATTTGTTTTTTTTCACCATTTTTTAAATTCAGTTTCCTATAGTGTCGTGGAGAATTTGGACGACGATGTCTTGCTGATCATTTTTCATTGCAGGGAACAGCGGCAGAGTGATGGCTTCTCTGTAATATTGTTCGGCTTTGGGGAATTGACCAATTTTAAATCCCAATCTTTGATACCAAGGCTGTGTATGGACTGGAATGTAATGAAGGTTGACACCGATACCTTTTTCTCTCAATTTCTCATAAATCTGTTTTTGGCTCAGTTTAATCTTGTTCAGTTGAAGACGAATGACATAAAGATGCCAAGCAGACAAACCATCCGGGTTTTGCCAAGGTATGATTATCGGCAAACCCGTTAGCAGTGGCTCATATCGTTGAGCTATTTCACGACGTCTATCGATAAACATATCCAATTTTTCAAGTTGGCTTAGCCCTAAAGCCGCCTGAATATCAGTCATGCGATAGTTGAAGCCCAAATCAATCTGCTGATAATACCAAGGGCCGTCCGGGGAATGGGTCATGATCTCCGGCTCACGGGTAATGCCGTGGCTGCACAGCAGGGCCATGCGTGAGGCCATATCTGCATCATTGGTGGTGTTCATGCCCCCTTCACCCGTGGTGATGATTTTCACGGGATGAAAGCTGAATACCGTGATGTCGCTGTACCGGCAATTGCCGATGGGTGCCCCTTTGTATTCTCCACCTAAGGCATGGCAGGCATCTTCAATGATCTTGAATCCATATTTTTGAGATAGATCAAAGATGGCTTGCATATTGCAAGGCTGTCCGCACAGATGCACCGGAATAACGATTTTGGGAAGGCGATTTTCCTTTTTTGCCTGTTCCAGTTTTTCTTCAAGGGCTTTTGGGCACAGGGTATACGTGTATGGATCGATATCCACGAAATCAACCTCAGCACCGCAATACAGGGCACAATTGGCAGAAGCCACAAACGTGATGGGTGAGGTCCACAGGATATCCCCCGGTCCCAGCCCCAAGGCCAAGCAAGCCACATGCAGGGCACTGGTTCCAGAATTGACTGCCACAGCGTGATTAGACCCCACTTTATCTCTCGCGGCTCGCTCAAACGCTGGCACTTTCGGACCCTGAGTGAGAAAATCAGATTGCAAAACATCGATAACTGCGTCAATGTCTGCTTGGGTGATGTGCTGTCTGCCATAAGGGATCATGGGTACACCTTAAACTCCGGGTCCACATCCAGCCGGATCAGCTCCCGCAACTGTTCCACTGTCAAAAAATCCAGATTGGTGCCGCTGTTGTAGGCAAATCCCGGGGTCACCAGTTTGCAGCCGTTGTGATCGCAATAATGCTGGGCACTGTGCTTGCCTGTGGTGGGCAGGATAGCAAAATATTTCCCCAGATCCAGGGTATTGAAACTGTCACTGCTTGTGATCATCTCTTCATGAATTTTTTCACCGGGTCGGATGCCCACGATAGGGTGTTCGCACTCCGGGCCGATTGCCTTGGCAAGGTCGGTAATCTTGTAGGAAGGAATCTTGGGAACAAAAATCTCTCCACCTTTAGTATGTTCAATGGCCCACATCACCAAATCCACTCCATCCTGCAAACTGATATTAAAGCGGGTCATGGCGGGATCGGTGATGGGCAGAACCCCCGTTTTACGTCGATCAAGAAAAAAGGGAACCACGGAGCCTCGGCTGCCCATGACATTGCCATAACGCACCACGGTAAATTTCAGGTTACGTCC is from Candidatus Electrothrix sp. GW3-4 and encodes:
- the pseB gene encoding UDP-N-acetylglucosamine 4,6-dehydratase (inverting), yielding MLNNKSIIITGGTGSFGKALVKTILARYPNVKRLVVYSRDELKQYEMEQEFNTVEYPMMRYFIGDIRDKERLRRSLEQIEIVVHAAALKQVPAAEYNPFECIKTNILGAQNLIEACLDAPNIRKVVALSTDKAAAPINLYGATKLCSDKLFTAANNILGGRNLKFTVVRYGNVMGSRGSVVPFFLDRRKTGVLPITDPAMTRFNISLQDGVDLVMWAIEHTKGGEIFVPKIPSYKITDLAKAIGPECEHPIVGIRPGEKIHEEMITSSDSFNTLDLGKYFAILPTTGKHSAQHYCDHNGCKLVTPGFAYNSGTNLDFLTVEQLRELIRLDVDPEFKVYP
- a CDS encoding Gfo/Idh/MocA family oxidoreductase; the encoded protein is MMKPLKLGIIGMSEGNGHPYSWAAIFNGYDHGYMQCCEFPIILEYLAKRKFPEDILSTGRVTHIWTQDRSKSEQIARASKIETVVDSFVDMIGHIDGVLLARDDAENHFYYAKPFIEASLPIYIDKPIALSREGLDSIYQLQKYPGQIFTCSALAYAKEFQLSADVLKNIGVLKCIQATTPKSWAKYAVHIIEPMLKLIGNEGKILQTDYTSVSNNGSILYIKWESGFWASISALGDDVVAPLSLRLIGSENWQDLILKDSFAAFKAALADFTEGVIHSDVRTDPMFVQRVVSLLEKGNPSQ
- the pseC gene encoding UDP-4-amino-4,6-dideoxy-N-acetyl-beta-L-altrosamine transaminase; the protein is MIPYGRQHITQADIDAVIDVLQSDFLTQGPKVPAFERAARDKVGSNHAVAVNSGTSALHVACLALGLGPGDILWTSPITFVASANCALYCGAEVDFVDIDPYTYTLCPKALEEKLEQAKKENRLPKIVIPVHLCGQPCNMQAIFDLSQKYGFKIIEDACHALGGEYKGAPIGNCRYSDITVFSFHPVKIITTGEGGMNTTNDADMASRMALLCSHGITREPEIMTHSPDGPWYYQQIDLGFNYRMTDIQAALGLSQLEKLDMFIDRRREIAQRYEPLLTGLPIIIPWQNPDGLSAWHLYVIRLQLNKIKLSQKQIYEKLREKGIGVNLHYIPVHTQPWYQRLGFKIGQFPKAEQYYREAITLPLFPAMKNDQQDIVVQILHDTIGN
- a CDS encoding aldo/keto reductase; the encoded protein is MVKKNKLLKLGLGTVQFGMKYGISNSEGQTSKQEVRRILEVARRKGIRYLDTASQYGRSEQVLGQTMPVGHQFRIITKTPHFKSKKIEQRHISQLKKSFEQSLDRLLVDSVYGLMVHNAEDLLVPGGENLYQAIIDLKKDGKLRKAGVSVYTAKQIDMINSRYDIDIIQVPVNILDQRLIQSGHLSDLKKRGVEIHARSIFLQGLLLMRPDELHSYFDPIKRHIQTYQNEIHSHGFSLLSSAVQFVKSIDLIDKVLVGVDSVVHLQEISAAYNVSIQKSQQIDFLKYAVDHSDFVDPSQWKI